In a single window of the Bacillus mycoides genome:
- a CDS encoding bifunctional cystathionine gamma-lyase/homocysteine desulfhydrase: MRAKTKLIHGIRIGEPSTGSVNVPIYQTSTYKQEAVGKHQGYEYSRTGNPTRAALEEMIAVLENGHAGFAFGSGMAAITATIMLFSKGDHVILTDDVYGGTYRVITKVLNRFGIEHTFVDTTNLEEVVEAIRPNTKAIYVETPTNPLLKITDIKKISALAKEKDLLTIIDNTFMTPYWQSPISLGADIVLHSATKYLGGHSDVVAGLVVVNSPQLAEDLHFVQNSTGGILGPQDSFLLLRGLKTLGIRMEEHETNSRAIAEFLNNHPKVNKVYYPGLESHQNHELAKEQANGFGAIISFDVDSEETLNRILEKLQYFTLAESLGAVESLISIPSQMTHASIPADRRKELGITDTLIRISVGIEDGEDLIEDLAQALA, encoded by the coding sequence ATGAGAGCAAAGACAAAATTAATTCATGGTATTCGCATAGGAGAACCTTCAACTGGATCTGTAAACGTACCGATTTATCAAACAAGTACGTATAAACAAGAAGCAGTTGGTAAGCATCAAGGATATGAATATTCACGTACAGGCAACCCAACACGTGCAGCTTTAGAAGAAATGATTGCAGTCTTAGAAAATGGTCATGCTGGATTTGCATTTGGTTCAGGGATGGCAGCTATTACAGCAACTATTATGCTATTCTCAAAAGGAGATCACGTCATTTTAACAGATGATGTTTATGGCGGAACGTACCGTGTTATTACAAAAGTATTAAACCGCTTCGGCATTGAGCATACATTTGTAGATACAACAAACCTAGAGGAAGTTGTAGAAGCGATTCGTCCAAATACGAAAGCGATTTATGTAGAAACACCAACGAACCCATTACTAAAAATTACTGATATTAAGAAAATATCTGCTCTTGCTAAAGAGAAAGATTTATTAACAATTATTGATAACACATTCATGACGCCATATTGGCAGTCGCCAATTTCTTTAGGAGCAGACATTGTGCTTCATAGTGCAACGAAATATTTAGGAGGACATAGTGACGTAGTTGCAGGCCTAGTAGTTGTAAATAGCCCGCAATTAGCAGAAGACCTTCACTTTGTACAAAACTCAACAGGAGGTATTCTTGGCCCACAAGATAGCTTCTTACTACTTCGTGGTTTAAAAACATTAGGAATTCGTATGGAAGAACATGAAACGAATTCACGTGCGATTGCCGAGTTTTTAAATAACCATCCGAAAGTAAATAAAGTATATTATCCAGGTCTTGAATCACATCAAAATCATGAATTAGCAAAAGAACAGGCGAACGGATTTGGTGCAATCATCTCATTCGATGTAGATAGTGAAGAAACATTAAATAGAATACTTGAGAAGTTACAGTACTTTACACTTGCTGAAAGCTTAGGAGCAGTAGAAAGTTTAATTTCGATTCCATCACAAATGACACATGCATCAATCCCAGCAGATCGCCGTAAAGAATTAGGAATTACAGATACATTAATTCGAATCTCTGTTGGTATTGAAGATGGAGAAGATTTAATTGAAGATTTGGCACAAGCACTAGCATAA
- the adhE gene encoding bifunctional acetaldehyde-CoA/alcohol dehydrogenase, with translation MVVKEKVVNEMQEVKEMIDTLVDNGQKALQALESFTQEQIDNIVHEMALAGVDQHMPLAKLAVEETGRGVYEDKCIKNIFATEYIWHSIKKDKTVGIIHEDPHEEIIEIAEPVGVVAGVTPVTNPTSTTMFKALIAIKTRNPIIFAFHPSAQNCSVAAAKTVYDAAVKAGAPKHCIQWIERPSVEATKQLMNHDGVALVLATGGAGMVKSAYSTGKPALGVGPGNVPCYIEKSAHVKRAVNDLILSKTFDNGMICASEQAIIVDKEIYNDVKAEMIANNCYFVTEEERKKLEKLVINENTCAVNSDIVGKSAQYIAELVGITVPEHTKMLVAEIKGIGAAYPLSREKLSPVLACVKANSLEEGFTYCEEMLELGGLGHSAVIHSTNKEVQKQFGLRMKACRLIVNAPSSQGGIGDIYNGFIPSLTLGCGSYGKNSVSQNVTATHLLNIKRLANRKKNMQWFKLPPKIYFEKHATAYLANMPNISRAFIVTDPGMVEHGYVDTVTHYLRKHTNDVKVEVFFEVEPDPSDETVFKGADMMKSFKPDVIIALGGGSAMDAAKGMWLFYEHPETTFYGIKQKFLEIRKRTCKYPNLGNKAQFVAIPTTSGTGSEVTPFAVITDKKNNIKYPLADYELTPDVAIVDPQFVMTVPPHVTADTGMDVLTHAIEAYVSVLANDYTDGLALKAIDLVFKYLPRAYKDGNDEEAREKMHNASAIAGMAFANAFLGINHSLAHKIGPEFHIPHGRANAILMPHVVRYNAIKPRKHALFPKYEHFVADERYAHIARMLGLPASSTAEGVESLVQAIIELGKSLNINMSIAGQGVAKDQFEGVVGLLAERAFEDQCTTANPKLPLISELKEIYIEAYKGV, from the coding sequence ATGGTAGTCAAAGAGAAAGTTGTAAATGAAATGCAAGAGGTAAAAGAGATGATTGATACGTTAGTAGATAACGGTCAAAAAGCTTTACAAGCATTAGAAAGTTTTACACAAGAGCAAATTGACAACATTGTTCATGAAATGGCGCTTGCGGGTGTCGATCAACATATGCCGCTTGCGAAGTTGGCTGTTGAAGAAACGGGCCGTGGCGTATATGAAGATAAATGCATTAAAAATATTTTTGCCACTGAATATATTTGGCATAGTATAAAGAAAGATAAAACGGTAGGGATTATTCATGAAGATCCTCATGAAGAAATAATAGAAATCGCAGAACCTGTCGGTGTAGTAGCTGGGGTAACGCCAGTAACGAACCCAACATCGACAACAATGTTTAAAGCATTAATCGCGATAAAAACGAGAAATCCAATTATTTTCGCATTTCATCCTTCTGCACAAAACTGTTCCGTTGCAGCGGCAAAAACAGTATATGATGCAGCAGTGAAAGCTGGTGCACCAAAGCATTGTATTCAATGGATTGAAAGACCTTCTGTGGAAGCAACGAAACAATTAATGAACCATGATGGTGTCGCACTCGTTCTAGCAACTGGAGGGGCTGGTATGGTGAAATCGGCTTATTCTACTGGTAAACCCGCGCTAGGTGTAGGGCCAGGTAATGTACCATGTTATATAGAGAAATCGGCACATGTAAAACGTGCTGTTAATGATTTGATTTTATCGAAAACATTTGATAACGGTATGATTTGTGCGTCAGAACAAGCCATCATTGTAGATAAGGAAATCTATAATGATGTTAAAGCAGAAATGATTGCAAATAATTGTTATTTTGTAACAGAGGAAGAGAGAAAGAAATTAGAAAAGCTTGTTATTAATGAAAATACATGTGCAGTAAATAGTGATATTGTTGGGAAATCAGCACAGTATATTGCTGAATTAGTAGGAATTACTGTACCTGAACATACAAAAATGCTTGTAGCTGAAATTAAAGGCATCGGAGCAGCGTATCCACTATCTCGTGAGAAACTGAGCCCAGTGTTAGCTTGTGTAAAAGCAAATTCATTAGAAGAAGGATTTACATATTGCGAAGAAATGTTAGAGCTTGGTGGCCTAGGGCATTCAGCGGTTATCCATTCTACAAATAAAGAAGTACAAAAACAATTTGGGTTACGTATGAAAGCCTGCCGTCTCATTGTAAATGCACCTTCATCACAAGGTGGAATTGGTGATATATATAATGGATTTATTCCATCACTTACGCTTGGTTGTGGCTCCTACGGGAAAAACTCAGTTTCCCAAAACGTAACGGCGACTCATTTATTAAATATAAAAAGGTTGGCAAATAGAAAAAAGAATATGCAGTGGTTCAAATTACCACCCAAAATTTATTTTGAAAAACATGCGACAGCATATTTAGCAAACATGCCTAACATTTCCCGTGCATTTATTGTAACGGATCCAGGGATGGTTGAGCACGGTTATGTAGATACAGTTACGCACTATTTACGTAAGCATACAAATGATGTGAAAGTTGAAGTTTTCTTTGAAGTTGAGCCAGATCCATCAGATGAAACTGTATTTAAAGGTGCGGACATGATGAAAAGCTTTAAACCAGATGTAATTATCGCGCTTGGTGGCGGTTCAGCTATGGATGCAGCAAAAGGGATGTGGCTATTCTATGAGCACCCAGAAACGACATTCTATGGAATAAAACAGAAGTTTTTAGAGATAAGAAAACGTACATGTAAGTATCCGAACTTGGGAAATAAAGCACAATTTGTTGCCATTCCAACAACATCAGGGACGGGATCAGAAGTGACGCCATTTGCGGTTATTACAGATAAGAAAAATAATATTAAATACCCGCTTGCGGATTATGAATTAACACCAGATGTAGCGATTGTTGATCCACAATTTGTAATGACAGTACCACCTCATGTGACGGCAGATACTGGTATGGACGTATTAACACATGCAATTGAAGCGTATGTGTCTGTTCTGGCAAATGACTATACTGATGGTTTAGCATTAAAAGCAATTGATCTCGTATTTAAATATTTACCGAGAGCATATAAAGATGGAAATGATGAAGAAGCACGAGAAAAAATGCATAATGCTTCCGCAATCGCAGGGATGGCATTTGCAAATGCTTTCCTAGGTATTAATCATAGTTTAGCGCATAAAATTGGACCGGAATTCCATATTCCGCATGGACGTGCGAATGCAATTCTTATGCCGCACGTAGTTCGCTATAATGCTATTAAGCCAAGAAAACACGCATTGTTCCCAAAATATGAGCACTTTGTGGCTGATGAACGCTATGCACATATTGCGAGAATGCTCGGGCTTCCAGCAAGCTCAACAGCGGAAGGTGTGGAATCACTCGTCCAAGCAATTATTGAGCTTGGAAAAAGCTTAAATATAAATATGAGTATTGCAGGACAAGGAGTTGCTAAAGACCAATTTGAAGGGGTTGTTGGATTATTAGCAGAAAGAGCTTTTGAAGATCAATGTACAACAGCTAATCCAAAATTACCGCTCATTTCAGAGCTGAAAGAAATCTATATAGAAGCATATAAAGGCGTATAA
- a CDS encoding YrhC family protein, whose amino-acid sequence MKELQEKIADYTRFAQVLLAISTFLMIGLLIPSGIKSMVQSFVMMGSIIVFLVLAFFFFKRVRTMRDQLEESEYEENC is encoded by the coding sequence ATGAAAGAATTACAAGAAAAAATAGCAGATTATACCCGGTTTGCACAAGTACTTTTAGCTATAAGTACATTTTTAATGATCGGTTTATTAATTCCAAGTGGAATAAAAAGTATGGTACAGTCTTTTGTTATGATGGGGAGTATTATTGTATTTTTAGTTCTTGCTTTTTTCTTCTTTAAGCGTGTTAGAACGATGCGTGATCAATTAGAGGAGAGCGAATATGAAGAAAATTGTTAA
- a CDS encoding ABC transporter substrate-binding protein — protein MNKSITLFTAILSIFFLLIGCSAKENEKASATKTDKGTDKIEITDLSDRKITFNKVPESFATLSMGDMDIIHALGGKIVGRLDTKLTLPEELKKAQVIGNAHQPNFEQIASLKPDVLVANNGFQKNIPTVEGQGTKVIISSANSVKDIQKGIEMYGTVMKKEDKAKELNQKINDQMKKYEKKSDVKALLVYGAPGTYLAALPTSLSGDILEKTGGKNIAASFPEMKEYPQYAQLSVERIIEANPDVIYLITHGDPNSVKKAFEGEMMKNEAWKNLDAVKQNRVVILPPDLFGSNPGTKVTEAMDFMYKSIQDVRK, from the coding sequence ATGAACAAATCTATTACGCTGTTCACAGCGATCTTATCTATTTTTTTCTTATTAATAGGTTGCAGTGCAAAAGAAAACGAAAAAGCATCCGCAACAAAAACAGACAAAGGAACAGACAAAATCGAAATTACCGATCTCTCAGACAGAAAGATAACATTCAATAAAGTTCCTGAAAGTTTTGCTACGTTGAGTATGGGAGACATGGATATTATTCATGCTTTAGGTGGAAAAATAGTAGGTCGTCTGGATACAAAATTAACTCTCCCAGAGGAATTAAAGAAAGCACAAGTAATCGGGAATGCACATCAACCGAATTTTGAGCAAATTGCTAGTTTAAAACCGGATGTACTTGTTGCTAACAATGGATTCCAAAAGAACATTCCAACGGTCGAAGGACAAGGAACAAAAGTAATCATTTCTTCAGCCAACTCTGTAAAAGATATTCAAAAGGGTATTGAAATGTATGGAACAGTAATGAAGAAAGAAGATAAAGCAAAAGAGCTTAACCAAAAAATTAATGATCAAATGAAGAAATATGAGAAAAAGAGTGACGTTAAAGCGTTGCTAGTTTATGGAGCACCAGGCACTTATCTAGCAGCATTACCAACATCTCTATCAGGGGATATTTTAGAAAAAACAGGCGGGAAAAATATCGCAGCTAGTTTTCCAGAAATGAAAGAGTATCCGCAATATGCACAGCTAAGTGTAGAACGTATTATTGAAGCAAATCCAGATGTGATTTATTTAATTACACATGGAGATCCCAATAGTGTGAAAAAAGCATTTGAAGGCGAAATGATGAAAAATGAAGCATGGAAAAATTTAGATGCAGTAAAACAAAATCGTGTAGTTATTTTACCACCAGATTTATTTGGATCAAATCCTGGGACAAAAGTTACAGAAGCGATGGACTTTATGTATAAAAGTATACAAGATGTAAGGAAATGA
- a CDS encoding FecCD family ABC transporter permease has translation MESSEIVREKEHPFARKRWIITVTLVVLTVLGLFYGLFAGSLSFSLRDIIEGIQDEGSTVHRIVWDLRIPRVLVGFIVGTCLAASGALLQGVMRNPLADPGIIGVSSGAGLVAIIIMILFPQHMAFLPLGAFLGAFITAMVIYALSWQKGAPPSRIVLVGVSINALIGAATSALMLLHSDKVQSVLPWLAGGIGGVSWAHLNMIIYYAIFAIILAFFGIKHIRVLMLGDEMAKLLGYNVERSRFYLIVVSTMLAGIAVSVSGLIGFVGLVVPHMLRLLVGNDYKYLLPLSCLGGGILLVFADAIARSWFDPIELPVGILLSFLGGPFFLYLIHRGGKQRDFR, from the coding sequence ATGGAGAGTAGTGAAATAGTAAGAGAAAAGGAACATCCTTTTGCGAGAAAAAGGTGGATAATAACAGTTACTTTAGTCGTATTAACTGTTCTAGGTCTTTTTTATGGCCTTTTTGCAGGGAGCTTATCTTTTTCTTTACGAGACATTATAGAAGGTATACAAGATGAAGGTTCGACAGTTCATCGAATTGTATGGGATCTTCGTATACCGAGAGTGCTCGTTGGTTTTATAGTAGGAACGTGTTTAGCTGCATCAGGAGCATTATTGCAAGGGGTTATGAGAAATCCTCTTGCAGATCCTGGAATTATCGGAGTTTCATCAGGAGCAGGTCTTGTAGCAATTATAATCATGATTTTATTTCCTCAACATATGGCATTCTTACCACTAGGAGCGTTTTTAGGAGCTTTTATTACAGCAATGGTCATTTACGCACTATCATGGCAAAAGGGGGCGCCACCTTCACGAATTGTATTAGTAGGTGTTTCAATAAACGCCTTAATTGGTGCAGCGACTTCAGCGCTAATGTTATTACATAGCGACAAAGTACAATCAGTTTTACCGTGGTTAGCTGGTGGTATTGGTGGTGTTAGTTGGGCACATTTAAATATGATTATTTACTATGCGATATTCGCTATTATATTAGCTTTCTTCGGTATTAAACATATTCGAGTATTAATGCTTGGGGATGAAATGGCAAAATTATTAGGGTATAACGTGGAAAGAAGTCGGTTTTATTTAATAGTAGTAAGTACAATGTTAGCTGGAATAGCAGTTAGTGTTTCTGGTCTTATTGGATTTGTCGGTCTTGTTGTACCGCATATGTTACGTTTATTAGTTGGAAATGACTATAAATATTTACTGCCATTATCATGCCTTGGCGGTGGGATATTACTTGTTTTTGCGGATGCGATAGCTCGAAGTTGGTTCGATCCAATCGAATTGCCTGTTGGTATTTTATTGTCCTTCTTAGGTGGTCCGTTCTTCTTATATTTAATCCATAGAGGAGGAAAACAACGTGATTTCCGTTAA
- a CDS encoding ABC transporter ATP-binding protein — protein sequence MISVNKVFYAHSERFQMQNMNVHIKAGEIVSLIGPNGSGKSTLLRLIARLLKQSEGDIILDGENIYTMKSADVAKQLAMLPQMHDHQLDLTVKELIEFGRGPHKSWSSRLNKEDEEIVDWALSVTKLEGYEYRLLQSLSGGERQRAWIAMTLAQRTNVLLLDEPTTFLDIVHQLEVMELVKRLNEEFGMTIVMVLHDINQAAQYSDRLLVLKQGKIQYDGVPEEVLCHQMFQRVFGIEVDIFQGSDKPFFTPKRICEKGEERCKQTSVLPLS from the coding sequence GTGATTTCCGTTAACAAGGTGTTTTACGCACATTCTGAAAGATTTCAAATGCAAAATATGAATGTACATATTAAAGCTGGAGAAATCGTTAGTTTAATCGGCCCGAATGGATCGGGGAAATCTACTTTGCTTCGTTTAATAGCACGGCTACTTAAACAAAGCGAAGGAGACATCATTTTAGATGGGGAAAATATTTATACGATGAAGAGTGCAGATGTAGCGAAGCAATTAGCGATGTTACCACAAATGCACGATCATCAATTAGATTTAACAGTGAAAGAACTAATAGAGTTCGGAAGAGGTCCTCATAAATCATGGAGTAGTCGCTTAAATAAAGAAGATGAAGAAATTGTTGATTGGGCATTGTCTGTTACAAAGCTTGAAGGGTATGAATATCGTCTTTTACAATCCTTATCAGGAGGAGAAAGGCAACGTGCTTGGATTGCAATGACGCTTGCACAACGCACAAATGTCTTACTATTAGATGAACCAACAACCTTTTTAGATATCGTCCATCAGTTAGAAGTAATGGAACTTGTTAAACGATTAAACGAAGAGTTTGGTATGACGATTGTAATGGTTTTACATGATATTAATCAAGCGGCTCAATATAGCGATCGTTTACTCGTATTAAAACAAGGGAAGATTCAGTATGATGGCGTACCAGAAGAAGTACTATGTCATCAAATGTTTCAGCGTGTATTTGGAATTGAAGTTGATATATTCCAAGGGAGTGACAAGCCATTTTTTACACCGAAACGAATTTGTGAAAAGGGAGAAGAGAGATGCAAACAGACGAGCGTATTACCACTGAGTTAG
- a CDS encoding ankyrin repeat domain-containing protein, with product MQTDERITTELVREFVMAAHGDLERVQELLAESPSLLHASYNWGGSDWESALGAAAHVGRKDIALYLLEKGARMDIFAAAMLGELEVVQAILVAQPEALRASGPHGISLLQHARMGGEKAQRVFEYLTVLS from the coding sequence ATGCAAACAGACGAGCGTATTACCACTGAGTTAGTAAGGGAATTTGTTATGGCAGCTCACGGAGATCTAGAAAGAGTACAGGAGCTTTTGGCCGAATCACCGAGCTTACTTCATGCTTCTTATAATTGGGGTGGCTCAGATTGGGAAAGTGCCTTAGGAGCAGCGGCCCATGTAGGCCGTAAAGATATTGCTCTTTATTTACTGGAAAAGGGAGCTCGGATGGATATTTTTGCAGCAGCTATGCTGGGTGAACTTGAAGTCGTACAAGCCATTTTAGTAGCACAACCAGAAGCATTACGTGCATCTGGCCCACATGGCATCTCTCTTCTTCAACATGCACGAATGGGTGGAGAAAAAGCTCAGCGTGTATTTGAGTACTTAACAGTGCTTTCTTAA